A single Marinobacter sp. es.042 DNA region contains:
- a CDS encoding FAD-dependent monooxygenase, with product MTQVFDIVVVGAGMVGAALATGLGQNGFRVALVDRAPPPDFDPESAPDIRVSALSAGSERYLQSLGAWDHILGMRATPYKRLAVWDETRYPLQNLVPRKLAEVQFDATELGAHHLGHIVENSVTQQALWQTAEACPQVSLFHGQGVASLAQSGETATITLDDGRELLASLVVGCDGAQSRIRDLAGIGITRNQYDQQAMVISVRYQGPVENITWQGFHPSGPRAFLPLHSAGPEHPGESWGSLVWYDSPDELARLKSLDDSTLMNEIQSSFPASLPLLTHIDSKASFPIARQHAKQYHSGRVVLAGDSAHTINPLAGQGVNLGFQDAQALQSALKEAKRAGDDLANPKWLNLYEQQRRPANRRMMLTMDLFYHLFSNRIPPVHLLRNLGLGAAHALPFARNRVARYAMGIDEELPAVVRQITSRIPGLSQL from the coding sequence ATGACTCAAGTCTTTGATATTGTCGTAGTTGGTGCCGGCATGGTCGGCGCTGCTCTCGCCACTGGCCTCGGCCAGAATGGCTTCCGCGTTGCCCTCGTCGACCGGGCTCCGCCCCCCGACTTTGACCCGGAAAGCGCCCCGGACATCCGGGTTTCTGCCCTGAGCGCCGGCAGTGAGCGCTATCTTCAGAGCCTGGGCGCCTGGGACCACATCCTCGGAATGCGCGCGACGCCCTATAAGCGACTGGCCGTATGGGATGAAACCCGCTATCCACTGCAGAACCTGGTGCCCCGAAAACTGGCTGAGGTCCAATTCGACGCCACCGAGCTGGGCGCCCACCACTTGGGACACATCGTCGAAAACTCCGTGACCCAACAGGCGCTCTGGCAAACCGCCGAGGCCTGCCCCCAGGTATCCCTGTTCCACGGTCAAGGTGTCGCCTCACTGGCGCAGTCCGGTGAAACCGCCACGATCACCCTGGATGACGGCCGCGAGCTACTAGCAAGCCTGGTAGTCGGTTGCGATGGTGCCCAATCCCGAATCCGGGACCTGGCCGGCATCGGCATAACCCGTAACCAGTATGACCAGCAGGCAATGGTCATTTCGGTACGCTATCAGGGGCCGGTTGAGAACATTACCTGGCAGGGCTTTCACCCCTCGGGTCCCCGAGCCTTTCTGCCATTGCACAGTGCCGGTCCGGAACATCCCGGCGAAAGCTGGGGCTCCCTGGTCTGGTACGATTCGCCCGACGAACTCGCTCGCCTGAAAAGCCTGGACGACAGCACCCTGATGAACGAGATTCAGTCGTCGTTTCCCGCAAGCCTGCCTTTGCTGACGCACATCGACAGCAAGGCCTCGTTTCCCATCGCGCGCCAACACGCAAAACAGTACCACTCCGGACGGGTCGTCCTGGCTGGCGACTCGGCCCACACCATCAACCCGCTGGCCGGACAGGGCGTAAACCTGGGCTTCCAGGATGCGCAGGCGTTACAGTCGGCTCTGAAAGAAGCCAAGCGCGCTGGAGATGATCTGGCAAATCCGAAGTGGCTGAACCTCTACGAACAACAGCGCCGGCCGGCGAACCGCAGAATGATGCTGACCATGGATCTGTTCTACCATCTGTTCAGCAACCGGATTCCACCCGTCCACCTGCTACGCAACCTCGGCCTCGGCGCCGCCCACGCCCTGCCCTTCGCCCGCAACCGGGTTGCCCGCTACGCCATGGGCATCGACGAGGAACTGCCAGCCGTGGTCAGGCAGATAACGTCCCGGATTCCCGGCCTTAGTCAGCTTTGA
- a CDS encoding aminoacyl-tRNA deacylase, translating to MPVQQLKEFLDEAGVEYMCLSHPPAFTAQELAHHVKIAGDRVVKTVIIELDGKMAMLVMPATWRIRWDRLSRILDTDFLDLADEQEFQDRFPDCEVGAMPPFGNLFGMTVYCAEALTEQPELAFAAGSHSESVHMKTSDFLTLVQPMVLNQGFNKPGAQKPAWLIKNRRRPDDAAEPRVSGMAGY from the coding sequence ATGCCGGTACAGCAGTTGAAGGAATTCCTCGATGAGGCAGGTGTGGAATACATGTGCCTCTCCCACCCTCCTGCATTTACCGCCCAGGAACTCGCCCACCACGTCAAGATTGCCGGCGACCGTGTCGTCAAAACGGTGATCATCGAACTGGATGGCAAAATGGCAATGCTGGTGATGCCGGCCACCTGGCGAATCCGCTGGGACAGATTATCCCGCATCCTCGACACCGACTTTCTTGACCTCGCTGACGAACAGGAATTCCAGGACCGCTTCCCGGATTGCGAGGTAGGCGCCATGCCCCCCTTTGGCAACCTGTTCGGAATGACCGTCTATTGCGCCGAAGCGCTGACCGAGCAGCCCGAGCTGGCGTTCGCCGCAGGCAGCCACAGCGAATCGGTACATATGAAAACCTCGGATTTCCTGACCCTCGTGCAACCCATGGTCCTGAACCAGGGATTCAACAAACCGGGTGCACAGAAGCCCGCCTGGCTGATCAAGAACCGTCGCAGGCCTGACGACGCTGCCGAGCCGCGGGTGTCAGGTATGGCAGGCTATTGA
- the mnmH gene encoding tRNA 2-selenouridine(34) synthase MnmH: MASRPDTDDYLSLFLNDVPLMDVRAPVEFSRGSFPNTENAPLMSDEERHRVGICYKEKGQDKAIELGHQLVSGDIKAQRIEAWKRFVARHPDGYLFCFRGGLRSRLTQQWILEAGIDYPLVKGGYKALRRFLIDSLEAQIESGEFRILSGRTGTGKTRVLQQLPNPVDLEGLANHRGSSFGRQVTPQPSQIDFENRLAVAMLKAHHHNGGPIYLEDESRLVGRCALPESLKDRMAESPLLILEQPLEERIAIIREDYVDGMFADYVNRDGSEAGWLNFRDYLLSAIDRIRKRLGGERHRQLRNLMEEALAQQESSGQTEAHHAWIQALLQDYYDPMYDYQLSRKEGRILVRGGPRTILDWASESSAT, translated from the coding sequence ATGGCAAGCAGACCCGACACCGACGACTACCTTTCCCTGTTCCTGAACGATGTGCCGCTGATGGACGTCCGGGCACCGGTAGAGTTCAGCCGTGGCAGCTTTCCGAATACCGAAAACGCGCCCCTGATGAGCGATGAGGAGCGCCATCGGGTTGGTATCTGTTACAAGGAGAAAGGTCAGGACAAGGCGATTGAGCTAGGGCACCAGCTGGTGTCCGGTGACATCAAGGCCCAGCGCATTGAAGCCTGGAAACGTTTTGTCGCCCGCCACCCGGACGGCTACCTGTTCTGTTTTAGGGGAGGCCTCCGCTCCCGTCTCACCCAGCAGTGGATCCTGGAGGCCGGCATTGACTACCCGCTGGTCAAAGGCGGCTACAAGGCATTGCGCCGATTCCTGATCGACAGCCTGGAAGCGCAGATCGAATCCGGCGAGTTCCGCATTCTCAGCGGGCGCACCGGAACTGGCAAAACACGGGTTCTGCAACAGCTGCCGAATCCGGTGGATCTTGAAGGCCTTGCCAACCACCGGGGCTCCAGTTTCGGTCGACAGGTAACACCGCAACCTTCCCAGATTGATTTCGAGAACAGGCTGGCCGTGGCCATGCTCAAGGCTCATCATCACAACGGCGGCCCAATCTACCTCGAAGATGAGAGCCGTCTGGTGGGGCGTTGCGCCCTCCCCGAATCGCTCAAGGATCGCATGGCCGAGTCGCCTCTGCTGATTCTCGAGCAACCGCTGGAAGAACGCATTGCCATTATCCGGGAAGACTACGTTGACGGCATGTTCGCAGATTATGTAAACCGCGATGGGTCAGAGGCGGGCTGGCTGAATTTTCGGGACTACCTGTTGAGCGCCATTGACCGCATTCGTAAACGCCTGGGCGGGGAGCGACACAGGCAGCTTCGCAACCTGATGGAAGAGGCCCTCGCGCAGCAGGAAAGCAGCGGCCAGACCGAGGCCCACCATGCCTGGATTCAGGCACTGCTTCAGGACTACTACGACCCCATGTACGACTATCAACTCAGCCGAAAAGAGGGGCGGATACTTGTCCGCGGAGGCCCCCGAACCATTTTGGACTGGGCCAGTGAGAGTTCGGCTACTTAG
- a CDS encoding class I SAM-dependent methyltransferase, giving the protein MSVDSLNQHLRKTLSRGRVAVSRPAGCERIALYLFDPRVLEGPLSHEEAQAVVAEPAYWSFSWASGQVLANWILDNPHWVEGKRVLDFGSGSGIVAVAAAMAGAKEAIACDIDPAALDAANANAALNGVSVGLCPDWAARPDEIDVVTAADVLYDPENRPLLGVLREAAPRVLLADSRMKVLGDDAYRKQTTLEARTWPDLNEFEEFNKVRIYLAENNQ; this is encoded by the coding sequence ATGTCAGTGGACAGTCTGAATCAGCACCTGCGCAAAACCCTCTCCCGAGGCCGGGTGGCCGTATCCCGTCCTGCCGGCTGTGAGCGCATTGCCCTGTACCTCTTTGACCCGAGGGTGCTTGAGGGGCCGTTATCGCACGAAGAGGCCCAGGCGGTCGTTGCCGAACCCGCCTACTGGTCGTTCAGCTGGGCCAGCGGCCAGGTGCTCGCCAACTGGATTCTGGACAATCCCCATTGGGTTGAGGGCAAGCGCGTCCTGGATTTCGGCTCGGGATCCGGAATCGTGGCTGTCGCGGCGGCAATGGCCGGAGCGAAGGAAGCCATCGCCTGTGACATTGATCCGGCTGCGCTGGACGCGGCCAATGCGAATGCGGCTCTCAATGGTGTTTCCGTTGGCCTTTGCCCTGACTGGGCAGCCCGACCGGACGAAATAGATGTCGTGACCGCTGCGGATGTGCTCTACGATCCGGAAAACCGGCCGTTGCTCGGCGTTTTACGCGAGGCGGCTCCTCGGGTGCTGCTGGCGGATTCGCGGATGAAAGTGTTGGGTGACGATGCCTACCGCAAGCAGACAACGCTTGAGGCCCGGACCTGGCCGGATCTTAACGAATTCGAGGAGTTCAATAAGGTTCGTATCTACCTGGCCGAGAACAACCAGTGA
- the cysZ gene encoding sulfate transporter CysZ has protein sequence MLKGNFFRGLGYLGEGFRLIRQPGLRLFVIIPLVINILLFGLLFFFMGELFAGLIATAMSWLPDWAWLQALDWLFWILYGAVIVLMLAYGFVIVANLIGSPFYGYLAELTEKHLTGQEVNTDDSWASIIKDIPRALWREVQKILYYLPRAIGLLIIGLIPVVNLVAAVLWFLFNSWMMALQYVDYPADNHKVSFPALRRLLGDTRLSAFGFGLPVALAAMVPVLNLFVVPAAVCGATAYWVRENGATRT, from the coding sequence ATGCTCAAGGGTAATTTTTTTCGTGGACTGGGCTACCTGGGTGAGGGTTTCCGCCTGATTCGTCAGCCCGGTCTTCGGCTGTTCGTCATCATTCCACTGGTTATCAATATTCTGCTTTTCGGATTGCTGTTCTTCTTCATGGGAGAGCTGTTTGCAGGCCTGATTGCCACCGCGATGTCGTGGTTGCCGGACTGGGCGTGGCTTCAGGCACTGGATTGGCTGTTCTGGATTCTGTATGGGGCGGTCATCGTACTGATGCTCGCCTACGGCTTTGTGATCGTTGCCAATCTGATTGGTTCCCCTTTCTATGGCTATCTTGCCGAGCTGACAGAAAAGCACCTGACTGGTCAGGAGGTGAATACCGATGACAGCTGGGCATCGATCATCAAGGATATTCCCCGCGCACTCTGGCGCGAGGTTCAGAAAATCCTGTATTACCTGCCGCGGGCTATCGGTTTACTGATCATCGGTCTTATACCGGTTGTTAATCTGGTTGCTGCTGTTCTCTGGTTCCTGTTCAACAGCTGGATGATGGCGCTGCAATACGTGGACTACCCGGCAGACAACCACAAGGTCAGTTTCCCTGCCCTGCGTCGTTTGCTCGGTGACACCCGCCTGTCTGCCTTCGGCTTTGGCCTGCCGGTGGCGCTGGCCGCCATGGTGCCGGTGCTGAATCTGTTTGTTGTGCCGGCGGCGGTATGTGGGGCGACGGCTTACTGGGTGCGTGAGAACGGCGCCACAAGAACTTAA
- a CDS encoding mechanosensitive ion channel family protein: MEDLFGAEGDASALMDQAIALVMTYAPKVVLAIVTLIVGMWLINRFVNVLDNKLGKKDPTLNKFLCGLLSVILKILLLISVASMIGIATTSFIAIVGAAGLAVGLALQGSLSNFAGGVLILIFKPFKVGDTIDAQGYLGSVREISILYTIVDTFDNRRIVIPNGQLANASLTNLSAYETRRCDMSFGIGYGDDIDKAKAVCKRLIEEDERALKDPEPLIVVGALGESSVDLTVRAWTKSGDLWPFYWDMHEKVKKAFDAEGISIPFPQRDVHMIKTD, from the coding sequence ATGGAAGACCTGTTTGGCGCCGAAGGCGACGCATCAGCACTCATGGATCAGGCCATCGCCCTGGTCATGACTTACGCACCAAAGGTGGTGCTAGCCATTGTCACACTGATTGTGGGCATGTGGCTGATAAACCGGTTTGTTAACGTACTCGACAACAAGCTTGGGAAAAAAGACCCCACCCTGAACAAGTTTCTCTGCGGCCTTCTCAGCGTCATCCTCAAGATCCTGCTGCTGATTTCAGTCGCCTCCATGATAGGCATTGCCACAACATCCTTCATCGCTATTGTTGGTGCTGCGGGTCTGGCCGTTGGCCTTGCGCTGCAGGGCAGTCTGTCCAACTTCGCCGGCGGCGTGCTGATCCTGATCTTCAAACCGTTCAAGGTTGGTGACACGATTGATGCCCAGGGCTACCTCGGCTCCGTCCGCGAAATCTCGATCCTGTACACCATTGTCGACACCTTCGACAACCGCAGGATTGTGATCCCGAATGGTCAACTGGCCAACGCCAGCCTGACCAACCTGAGCGCCTATGAAACCCGTCGCTGCGACATGAGCTTCGGCATCGGCTACGGGGATGACATCGACAAGGCCAAGGCCGTCTGCAAGCGCCTCATTGAGGAAGACGAGCGCGCACTGAAAGACCCCGAGCCGCTGATCGTTGTTGGTGCCCTGGGCGAAAGCTCCGTCGATCTGACCGTTCGGGCCTGGACCAAATCAGGTGATCTCTGGCCCTTCTACTGGGACATGCACGAGAAAGTGAAGAAAGCATTCGACGCCGAGGGCATCAGCATTCCGTTCCCCCAGCGCGATGTTCATATGATTAAAACCGACTGA
- a CDS encoding VanZ family protein, producing MDTLKQQLTSLLQYRPLWQAAFVVSVLAIVFLATTDSPHAIPSSSNDKVNHFIAFLELTILTRLAWPELRAIWFAPALLGFGLGIELIQATLPYREFSLADLAADGAGIAIGLLPWPGIRNTGKPDLRNSPDSL from the coding sequence ATGGATACATTGAAACAACAACTGACCAGCCTGCTGCAATACCGCCCCCTCTGGCAGGCAGCTTTTGTGGTTTCCGTTCTGGCCATCGTGTTTCTTGCGACAACCGACAGCCCTCATGCCATACCCTCATCGTCGAACGACAAGGTGAACCATTTTATCGCCTTCCTCGAGCTCACCATCCTCACCCGGCTGGCCTGGCCGGAGCTCCGGGCCATCTGGTTTGCGCCGGCCTTGCTCGGCTTTGGCCTTGGCATTGAGCTTATCCAGGCAACCCTCCCCTATCGGGAATTTTCCCTGGCCGATCTGGCCGCGGACGGCGCCGGCATTGCCATCGGACTTCTTCCCTGGCCCGGCATCCGAAACACCGGCAAACCGGATTTGCGAAATTCGCCAGATTCGCTGTGA
- the rapA gene encoding RNA polymerase-associated protein RapA, with translation MDTSEFVIGQRWVSHSDTGLGLGIVTDISGRRVTLGFPAADEERTYAIDNAPLSRIIYQLGEEIETFDGERYTVRAVEDRGGVLLYHGDDGTDLHEISEVKLAGSVNFSAPHQRLFAGQFDRNGAFRLRFATLQHMNRLRASSAQGLIGARTQHLPHQIYIAHEVARRHAPRVLLADEVGLGKTIEAGLILHYQLHTGRAKRALIVVPDSLTHQWLVEMLRRFNLRFSIVDQGRYDALKEQESDVDALVNHIFGDEDAVNPFESEQLVLCSLDFLKKSQKAQDDALKAHWDLMIVDEAHHLAWSPEEVSPEYRIVEELSVVSRGLLLLTATPEQVGIASHFARLRLLDPARFHDLETFRKEEQQYEAINSVVRRLQDENSDISEGDQKLLREWLGEELDQLFAGDNPRQSVIDALLDRHGTGRVLFRNTRAAIQGFPERRPDPEPLPCPAMYEGQASGIQGLTPEQLVPEEQWLEDDPRVEWLEKKLVGLRPAKVVVICASAQTAMALEHYLQLRAGIRSAAFHEHLSLIERDRAAAYFADTEQGAQALICSEIGSEGRNFQFAHHLVLFDLPANPDLLEQRIGRLDRIGQTEAIDIHVPYLRGTSQEVQFRWFHEGLNAFAESCAVGVAVQEAVQAQWQQAIDGDLDVADGLVEASADEATRLKTLLQAGRDALIELNSCRPEVAEDLIAAIEDEEFEARVRDYMMEAFDILGVDVEDHADHSDILRPGEQYQAGHVAELPEDGITVTWDRQNALEREDLAFMSWEHPMVTGVMDSVTSSGLGKAALASLSVKALPPGTLLMEALFTVHCPAPEALQLTRYLPVSPLRLLVDVNGKELSGALPHDRLNEMCSNIRRRTAQAIVPQIRPQVETMVDHVERLSEPHLEPLKSQALEQLEASFGPEIRRLEALQKVNPAIREEEIDFFRDQFEAAKEAIGHASLALEGIRVIVTA, from the coding sequence TTGGATACATCGGAATTTGTTATTGGTCAGCGTTGGGTCAGCCACAGTGATACCGGCCTGGGGCTCGGGATCGTCACGGATATCTCCGGGCGCCGGGTGACCCTCGGGTTTCCCGCCGCCGATGAGGAGCGCACCTACGCGATTGATAACGCCCCGCTGTCCCGCATCATCTATCAGTTGGGGGAAGAGATTGAGACCTTCGATGGCGAACGGTACACCGTCCGTGCAGTTGAGGACCGGGGCGGGGTGCTCCTGTATCACGGGGACGACGGCACCGATCTGCACGAAATATCCGAGGTGAAACTCGCCGGATCCGTGAATTTTTCAGCACCGCACCAGCGGCTGTTCGCGGGTCAGTTCGATCGCAACGGCGCCTTTCGCCTGAGGTTTGCCACGCTCCAGCACATGAACCGCTTGCGGGCATCGTCAGCCCAGGGGTTGATTGGCGCCCGCACGCAGCATCTGCCACACCAGATCTACATTGCCCATGAAGTTGCCCGGCGCCATGCGCCGCGGGTTCTTCTGGCAGATGAAGTCGGCCTCGGCAAAACCATCGAGGCAGGGCTGATCCTCCATTATCAGCTGCACACCGGTCGGGCAAAACGTGCCCTGATCGTGGTGCCGGATTCCCTCACCCATCAATGGCTGGTGGAAATGCTCCGCCGCTTTAATCTGCGATTTTCCATAGTGGACCAGGGTCGCTACGACGCTCTGAAAGAGCAGGAAAGCGACGTGGATGCGCTGGTTAACCATATTTTTGGCGATGAAGATGCGGTGAATCCGTTCGAGAGCGAACAGCTGGTGCTCTGCAGTCTCGACTTCCTGAAGAAAAGCCAGAAGGCGCAGGACGATGCCCTCAAGGCTCATTGGGACCTGATGATTGTTGATGAAGCCCATCATCTTGCGTGGAGCCCTGAAGAGGTTAGCCCGGAATACCGGATTGTTGAGGAACTGTCGGTGGTCAGCCGCGGCCTGCTCTTGCTGACAGCAACGCCCGAGCAGGTGGGTATCGCCAGTCACTTTGCCCGCCTGCGGCTTCTCGACCCGGCCCGTTTCCATGATCTGGAAACCTTCCGCAAAGAAGAGCAGCAGTATGAAGCCATCAACAGTGTTGTCCGACGGCTTCAGGACGAAAACTCCGATATCAGCGAGGGCGATCAGAAGCTGCTGCGGGAATGGTTGGGTGAAGAGCTGGACCAGCTGTTTGCCGGTGACAATCCGCGGCAATCGGTGATCGATGCCCTGCTGGACCGGCATGGTACCGGTCGCGTGCTGTTCCGGAACACCCGGGCGGCCATCCAGGGATTTCCCGAGCGCCGACCCGATCCTGAACCGTTGCCTTGTCCGGCCATGTACGAAGGGCAGGCTTCAGGTATTCAGGGGTTGACCCCGGAGCAACTGGTGCCTGAGGAGCAGTGGCTGGAGGACGATCCCCGGGTTGAGTGGCTTGAGAAAAAGCTGGTCGGCCTGCGCCCGGCCAAAGTAGTGGTTATCTGTGCCAGTGCCCAGACCGCCATGGCCCTCGAGCATTATCTCCAGCTGCGGGCGGGTATCCGCAGTGCTGCCTTCCATGAGCACCTGAGCCTGATCGAGCGTGATCGCGCCGCCGCCTATTTCGCCGACACGGAGCAGGGTGCCCAGGCGCTGATCTGCTCTGAAATCGGCAGCGAAGGCCGCAATTTCCAGTTTGCCCATCACCTCGTGCTGTTCGATCTGCCCGCAAACCCGGACTTGCTCGAGCAGCGCATCGGGCGACTGGACCGGATCGGTCAGACAGAAGCGATTGATATCCACGTGCCCTATCTGCGTGGCACCAGTCAGGAGGTGCAGTTCCGCTGGTTCCACGAGGGCCTGAACGCCTTTGCCGAAAGCTGCGCGGTGGGCGTTGCCGTTCAGGAAGCGGTGCAGGCCCAGTGGCAGCAGGCTATTGATGGCGACCTTGATGTGGCTGATGGACTCGTCGAGGCCTCCGCGGACGAAGCAACGCGCCTGAAAACGCTCTTGCAGGCTGGCCGTGATGCCTTGATCGAGCTGAATTCCTGTCGCCCTGAGGTGGCAGAGGATCTGATCGCAGCCATCGAAGACGAAGAATTCGAGGCCCGGGTTCGGGATTACATGATGGAGGCTTTTGACATCCTCGGCGTGGATGTCGAAGACCATGCCGATCACTCCGACATTCTGCGACCCGGCGAGCAATATCAGGCCGGCCATGTCGCCGAATTACCGGAAGACGGGATTACCGTGACCTGGGACCGACAGAATGCGCTCGAGCGGGAAGACCTGGCCTTCATGAGCTGGGAGCACCCGATGGTCACGGGGGTGATGGACTCGGTGACCAGTTCCGGCCTTGGCAAGGCCGCCCTCGCCAGCCTTTCGGTGAAAGCCCTGCCGCCCGGAACGCTGTTGATGGAGGCCCTGTTTACTGTGCACTGCCCGGCACCGGAGGCTCTTCAGCTGACCCGCTACCTGCCGGTCTCGCCACTTCGGCTGCTGGTGGACGTGAATGGCAAGGAACTCTCGGGCGCGTTGCCCCACGACCGGCTCAACGAGATGTGCTCGAATATCCGGCGGCGCACGGCCCAGGCCATCGTTCCGCAGATCCGGCCCCAGGTCGAAACCATGGTGGATCACGTGGAGCGGTTGTCGGAGCCTCATCTGGAGCCCCTGAAGTCGCAGGCGCTTGAGCAGTTGGAGGCCAGTTTCGGACCGGAAATCCGGCGGCTGGAAGCATTGCAAAAGGTGAATCCGGCGATTCGTGAGGAGGAAATCGACTTTTTCCGCGATCAGTTCGAGGCGGCAAAAGAGGCGATAGGGCACGCCAGCCTGGCATTGGAAGGCATTCGTGTGATCGTGACCGCATAA